Proteins encoded in a region of the Anopheles aquasalis chromosome 2, idAnoAquaMG_Q_19, whole genome shotgun sequence genome:
- the LOC126572256 gene encoding WD repeat-containing protein 6, with protein sequence MRVLTDAICVRVLCRENVLAAIGNRLILLHLDANGTTQRTFAVVPSLLDKIHGIVACPLTESTYQVVFHAGPAVYNTVVDCSTHSFSECTRIEVREDVQPLPVPHIRRRVSDWISSVSLLSPTELCLLTSHGVAVLLHRSTEKPTEWSMIDKCACEDGSTLYCSTLSGQQWDRLVCFTGTALGLLLIWRVTGDNRGKVMERKSAHNGVIFSIACDFTAGVLTTTSDDRSVKFWKIQRADAKDDTSLVELHEERYCFAHTARVFQCRIIKNAFRLLVATIGEDSHLCLWNREGDLLLKKQLDEGATLWGMDYDPETTTIFVTASNGNVHKYSIQSWMEESQQSSDKRDMNDISPTLADGEHLAKIRFIPRNGSLVAVTNKHSVVTLNSNGTVIQTIAKIDAFKCSILDVGESFLYLAGGCTVQLYKVTNEGLSELITLKTIFFEDKMLLDEHEEQLRDGTIRSLSYCKQSRNVAICDGYGRCLIYDETLSNVLSKHRIPKSPERWVTSFAVPREGYFLLADRSGHFYLFGVERVQPLCRLANVHGKLGITSIAVEAEDGDFGNYRLTTTGHDGRICELYLSTNGPKLELLTYSKTRISWIDRTIPSGSQRFYLGFNDSHFLMTDERNEICCQFDCGGGHRCWDFFYDDRLNEFTFVFIQHKKLKRMQITLTCNVGSALSLPRHKWHTRACNVLRVIPRSDKNYLLVSGGEDNILRMNLFANGQLLEEPRKHIFSHISGIKTIIASPLKEDPDRLLVISAGGRAQICLTTVKMLSLGPKQEYEYMLLASDAERCRWKTNRQSSYDPETKFMCAARVGEERIVFGCSDGFVRIYKLNRTESQWSVELETETFYGRCVLQTVPIDGCAIEGMFVTMATDGFLCFWDITAPNEPVYRHRHHSSGMNSVDVRIDGTGSILLATGGDDQSVSVSQFEVTTLDGRRQVRHVAGLCEKYLHTAQVTGIKLLSSDRLISAGVDQRIYTSSFTGFSALTVTGSTSTCVADVKGISHIPERNELIVYGCGIEVINLSNL encoded by the exons ATGCGCGTTTTAACGGATGCAATTTGCGTTCGAGTGTTGTGTCGGGAAAATGTTCTAGCTG CCATCGGTAACCGGCTAATATTGCTGCATCTTGATGCAAACGGAACCACGCAGCGAACGTTTGCCGTTGTGCCAAGCTTGTTGGATAAAATTCACGGCATCGTTGCCTGCCCGCTCACAGAATCAACGTACCAGGTTGTGTTCCATGCCGGCCCTGCGGTATACAACACGGTTGTGGACTGTAGTACGCATTCGTTCAGCGAGTGCACCAGGATCGAGGTACGTGAAGATGTACAACCACTTCCCGTGCCTCACATCCGAAGGCGTGTATCGGATTGGATCAGCAGCGTTTCCCTGCTTTCGCCTACTGAACTTTGCTTGCTGACCAGTCACGGGGTAGCGGTGTTGTTACACCGATCTACCGAGAAACCGACGGAATGGAGCATGATCGATAAATGCGCTTGTGAAGATGGTTCTACACTCTACTGCTCCACGCTAAGTGGCCAACAGTGGGACCGGTTGGTGTGTTTTACCGGCACAGCACTAGGTTTGCTGCTTATCTGGCGAGTTACTGGTGATAATCGGGGTAAAGTGATGGAACGGAAATCGGCCCATAACGGAGTCATCTTTTCGATCGCTTGTGACTTCACGGCCGGCGTACTCACAACCACCtccgatgatcgatcggtaaaattttggaaaatacAACGTGCCGATGCCAAAGACGACACGTCTCTGGTGGAGCTACACGAGGAACGTTACTGCTTTGCGCACACTGCGAGGGTGTTCCAGTGTCGCATCATCAAAAACG CCTTCAGACTTCTCGTCGCAACGATAGGAGAAGACTCGCATCTCTGCCTGTGGAATAGGGAGGGTGATTTGCTGTTGAAAAAGCAGCTGGATGAAGGAGCAACCCTTTGGGGCATGGATTATGATCCGGAAACAACGACCATCTTCGTCACGGCCAGCAATGGCAATGTACACAAGTACAGCATCCAAAGTTGGATGGAAGAAAGCCAACAAAGTTCCGATAAACGAGACATGAACGATATAAGCCCGACTTTGGCGGACGGAGAGCATCTGGCGAAGATTCGTTTCAtcccacggaacggaagcctGGTGGCTgtgacaaacaaacattcaGTCGTAACCCTGAACAGCAACGGGACCGTCATACAGACCATTGCCAAGATAGATGCATTCAAGTGTAGCATTCTGGATGTTGGAGAATCCTTTCTATACCTTGCCGGAGGCTGTACCGTTCAACTGTACAAAGTGACGAACGAGGGGCTCTCTGAACTGATCACTTTAAAAACGATTTTCTTCGAAGACAAGATGCTTCTTGACGAACACGAAGAACAACTTCGTGATGGGACAATACGATCCCTTAGCTACTGTAAGCAGTCGCGTAATGTTGCCATTTGTGACGGGTACGGACGCTGCTTGATCTACGACGAAACGCTATCGAATGTTTTATCGAAGCATCGAATTCCCAAGTCACCCGAAAGATGGGTAACGTCGTTTGCAGTGCCTCGTGAAGGGTACTTCCTGTTGGCCGATCGATCCGGTCATTTCTATCTCTTTGGCGTTGAGCGTGTGCAGCCACTCTGTAGGTTAGCGAATGTCCATGGAAAGCTTGGCATTACCTCGATTGCGGTGGAAGCAGAAGATGGCGACTTTGGAAACTATCGTCTCACTACAACTGGTCATGACGGACGCATCTGTGAGTTGTATCTTAGCACGAACGGTCCGAAACTGGAATTGTTAACATACAGCAAAACCCGTATTAGTTGGATCGATCGCACGATACCAAGCGGTTCCCAACGGTTCTACCTTGGCTTTAATGATTCCCATTTCCTCATGACGGACGAACGCAATGAAATCTGCTGTCAGTTTGATTGCGGTGGCGGACATCGTTGTTGGGATTTCTTTTACGATGATCGCTTGAACGAGTTTACCTTCGTTTTCATACAGCATAAGAAGCTCAAACGGATGCAGATTACGTTAACGTGCAATGTCGGTAGTGCACTCAGTTTACCGCGCCACAAGTGGCACACTCGGGCATGCAATGTTTTGCGTGTGATACCTCGTAGCGACAAGAACTACCTGCTCGTTTCGGGTGGAGAAGATAACATTCTGCGGATGAATCTATTCGCCAATGGGCAACTGCTAGAAGAACCTCGGAAACACATTTTTAGCCATATATCAGGCATCAAAACCATCATTGCGAGCCCACTGAAGGAAGATCCGGATCGACTGCTCGTCATATCAGCGGGTGGAAGGGCACAGATATGCCTCACCACCGTCAAAATGCTGTCTTTGGGTCCCAAGCAGGAGTACGAGTACATGTTGCTTGCCTCGGATGCGGAACGGTGCCGCTGGAAAACGAATCGTCAGTCAAGCTACGATCCGGAAACCAAATTCATGTGCGCGGCTCGCGTTGGTGAAGAGCGGATCGTTTTCGGTTGTTCCGATGGGTTCGTTCGTATTTACAAGCTCAACCGCACCGAGAGTCAGTGGTCAGTGGAGCTCGAAACGGAAACGTTTTACGGACGCTGCGTACTACAGACCGTACCAATTGACGGTTGTGCAATAGAGGGCATGTTCGTAACCATGGCTACCGACGGGTTCCTGTGCTTCTGGGACATCACTGCACCGAATGAGCCAGTGTACCGGCATCGTCACCACAGCAGTGGTATGAATTCGGTTGATGTACGGATCGACGGAACGGGCAGTATTCTATTGGCCACCGGCGGTGATGATCAATCGGTAAGCGTATCACAGTTCGAAGTAACGACGCTCGATGGTAGGAGACAGGTGAGGCATGTAGCGGGACTATGCGAAAAGTATCTGCATACGGCGCAAGTAACGGGAATCAAACTATTGAGTAGTGATCGACTGATCAGTGCCGGCGTTGATCAACGAATATACACCAGCAGCTTTACCGGGTTTTCCGCACTAACGGTGACCGGAAGTACGAGCACGTGCGTGGCGGATGTGAAGGGAATATCGCACATTCCCGAGCGCAATGAACTCATCGTGTACGGTTGTGGCATAGAAGTGATCAATCTTTCAAACTTATGA
- the LOC126572259 gene encoding RNA-binding protein 25, whose protein sequence is MSFHPRPPGTTIVSAGMQYITPPIVQPLMPALNQPPPSNNRGGSFRSGATIGSRPQMYNNKPPPQPEPVYDGPIVTVFVGNISEKVPDPMIKQILATCGSVINWKRVSTFGFCEYEPAGGARAVRLVHDLEVGGKKLVAKVDAKNKALIDSFREDENNAEKTNEASEKRGDDDALEAIKQILEDFREELAAAEQQQEEQQAKQKKMLQTVDIEDGKRDIISKEIGKFRKYTEEEELKKEKEKERKKREEKRAEEKQRRSASPRKDKKASSTAPPPPSSSSSSTTSRRRSRSRSRDRERDREREREREQRERDKEREREREREQRERERERERERERERDLERQRERERERDREREREREREESKVNRNPRDIQKEKEMEEEARERKKTEKKAREKEAAYQERLRNWEARERRKAKDYEKDREKDRCREEEREREAKRLKEFLEDYDDERDDPKYYKGRELQRRLSERVREADADSKDRNKEQEELDELKNKIFSGEYDNPTLEFEKAKKEREELYKPKILIDVNLEQSQQRERELERERMREIERQRAKDRERANKERYVLAQASRELASVDAEPIESDSSGVQDNFNSPMGSAAHSTATASNGPGSGTDGLGNSNHHHGHHHHHHHHHHPHSHHHHQQDGHPQRTAEQRVASAGQHPPHAGSETRDSFGMMSGAGGGGGGGLLDDENSRHSIRSNSQHGVPESPDANSNSGLNSLSDKSSHLPHHSQLHHHHHQPPPQQQSTVGPTISLNLNVNAKKKKLEVKDVFNSLDDDTEESNGPKKRKLVPLEYEDGRGLGDTPTGTANSTPATGSGTGGSKSSKGKKGNDEPPSRESIKFHEEKRKNIKSIIDKIPTEKQDLFSYPLDWTEIDDTIEKKIRPWINKKIIEYIGEPEPTLVDFICSKVLAGSTPQGILDDVQMVLDEEAEVFVVKMWRLLIYEVEAKKFGLAK, encoded by the exons ATGTCCTTCCACCCACGTCCTCCGGGGACGACCATCGTTTCCGCCGGAATGCAGTACATAACTCCCCCGATTGTCCAG CCCCTTATGCCGGCCCTGAATCAACCACCTCCATCCAACAATCGAGGCGGAAGCTTCCGGTCTGGCGCCACCATCGGTTCCCGACCTCAAAtgtacaacaacaaaccgccGCCACAGCCTGAACCGGTCTACGATGGACCGATCGTGACGGTGTTCGTCGGTAACATCAGTGAAAAGGTGCCCGATCCGATGATTAAACAGATACTGGCTACGTGCGGATCAGTTATCAACTGGAAACGGGTATCGACGTTTGGTTTCTGTGAGTACGA accggccggtggtgcacGGGCGGTACGGTTGGTACACGATTTGGAGGTTGGCGGGAAAAAGCTGGTGGCGAAGGTGGACGCGAAGAACAAAGCACTGATCGACTCCTTCCGTGAGGATGAGAACAATGCGGAGAAAACGAACGAGGCATCCGAAAAGCGcggagacgacgacgcgcTGGAAGCGATCAAACAGATACTGGAGGATTTCCGTGAAGAACTGGCCGCGgccgagcagcaacaggaggagcaACAGGCCAAGCAGAAAAAGATGCTCCAGACCGTCGACATCGAAGACGGAAAGCGGGACATCATAAGCAAGGAGATTGGCAAGTTTCGCAAGTAcacggaagaggaagagcttaagaaggaaaaagagaaagagcgcaaGAAGCGCGAAGAGAAGCGTGCCGAGGAGAAGCAACGACGATCAGCTTCCCCTAGAAAGGACAAAAAAGCATCAtccacagcaccaccgcctccttcttcgtcgtcgtcatccacTACATCGAGACGCCGCAGCCGGTCACGATCGCGGGATCGGGAACGCGACCGTGAGCGTGAGCGGGAACGCGAGCAACGCGAACGTGATaaggaacgcgaacgcgagcgGGAGCGTGAGCAACGTGAACGGGAACGAGAACGGGAGCGGGAGCGCGAAAGAGAACGTGATCTGGAGCGGCAGCGCGAACGGGAACGTGAGCGGGATcgcgaaagagaacgagaacgggaACGAGAGGAAAGCAAGGTGAACCGTAATCCGCGCGACATccagaaggaaaaggaaatggaagaggaagcacGAGAGCGTAAGAAGACGGAGAAGAAGGCTCGCGAAAAGGAAGCGGCCTATCAGGAGCGGCTGCGTAACTGGGAGGCACGTGAGCGACGGAAGGCAAAGGATTATGAAAAGGACCGAGAAAAGGATCGCTGCAGGGAGGAGGAGCGTGAACGGGAAGCTAAGCGATTAAAGGAGTTCTTGGAGGATTACGACGATGAGCGGGACGATCCGAAGTACTACAA GGGCCGTGAGCTACAACGACGGTTGTCGGAGCGAGTACGCGAAGCGGACGCCGATTCGAAGGATCGCAACAAAGAGCAGGAGGAGCTGGATGAATTGAAGAACAAAATCTTCAGCGGCGAGTACGACAATCCAACGCTTGAGTTCGAGAAAGCCAAAAAGGAGCGCGAAGAGCTGTACAAACCGAAGATTCTGATCGATGTCAACCTGGAACAGTCGCAgcagcgcgaacgcgaactaGAGCGTGAGCGGATGCGTGAGATCGAACGGCAGCGTGCCAAGGATCGTGAGCGGGCCAACAAGGAACGGTACGTTCTGGCCCAGGCTTCCCGCGAACTAGCCTCGGTCGACGCGGAGCCCATCGAGTCGGATTCGAGCGGTGTCCAGGATAACTTCAACTCGCCGATGGGTAGCGCTGCGCACAGTACGGCCACCGCCTCCAATGGTCCTGGTTCCGGGACGGATGGGCTGGGCAACAGCAATCACCATcatggtcaccaccaccatcatcatcaccatcaccatccgcactcgcatcaccaccatcaacaggaTGGCCATCCACAGCGGACGGCGGAGCAGCGAGTAGCTTCAGCTGGTCAGCATCCTCCACATGCGGGATCTGAGACGCGCGACTCGTTCGGCATGATGAGTGGAGCTGgaggtggaggcggtggtggtctacTGGACGATGAAAACTCGCGGCATTCGATACGCTCGAACTCCCAGCATGGCGTCCCGGAAAGCCCCGacgcgaacagcaacagcggacTTAATTCGCTGTCGGATAAATCGTCGCACCTTCCGCACCATTCgcaactccaccaccaccatcatcagccgccgccgcagcagcagtcgacGGTTGGACCGACGATAAGCCTCAATCTCAACGTCAACgccaagaagaaaaagctCGAAGTGAAGGATGTCTTTAACAGCCTGGACGATGACACGGAGGAATCGAATGGGCCCAAAAAACGCAAACTTGTTCCACTAG AGTACGAAGATGGCAGAGGATTGGGTGACACACCTACCGGTACAGCCAACAGTACCCCGGCGACTGGCTCGGGAACGGGAGGATCGAAGTCATCGAAGGGCAAAAAAGGCAACGACGAGCCACCGAGCCGTGAATCAATCAAGTTTCACGAAGAGAAACGTAAAAACATCAAGAGTATTATCGACAAGATACCGACCGAGAAACAGGATTTGTTCAGCTATCCTCTTGATTGGACCGAAATCGATGATACGATCGAGAAGAAGATACGGCCCTGGATCAACAAGAAAATCATCGAGTACATTGGCGAACCGGAACCGACGCTGGTGGATTTCATCTGCTCGAAAGTGCTGGCTGGTAGCACCCCACAAGGCATCCTGGACGATGTGCAGATG GTGCTAGACGAGGAAGCGGAAGTGTTTGTGGTCAAAATGTGGCGGCTGCTGATCTACGAGGTGGAGGCCAAAAAGTTTGGATTAGCGAAGTAA